In one window of Thalassotalea agarivorans DNA:
- a CDS encoding potassium channel family protein has protein sequence MRHHMSQRDNFVYLTFALILLLLGMALAQQFFSSAVQHLMQSTTVITLLVAVWGVEKDKHILRRAAVFPVAIIVTAWTTYLVDSVGGDYLLLSLMLIFFISTAYKTARQVLFTGDVDGNKILGAICLYLLMGLIWALIYSLIEIFFPEAFNNLQHQTHWYLLLPEFVYFSFVTLTTLGFGDITPAIPLSRFFVYMQAVVGQFYIAILVASLVGSRMNARQHH, from the coding sequence ATGCGACACCATATGAGTCAACGCGATAATTTTGTTTACTTAACCTTTGCTTTAATCTTGTTGTTGCTAGGCATGGCATTGGCGCAACAGTTTTTCTCTAGTGCTGTGCAGCATTTGATGCAGTCCACCACAGTGATCACTTTACTAGTAGCTGTTTGGGGAGTAGAGAAAGACAAACACATATTAAGGCGAGCTGCTGTTTTTCCTGTCGCTATTATCGTTACAGCTTGGACAACTTACCTCGTCGACAGCGTCGGTGGTGATTATTTACTGCTGTCACTTATGCTTATCTTTTTTATTAGCACAGCCTATAAAACAGCTCGACAAGTGCTTTTCACCGGTGACGTTGACGGCAACAAAATTCTTGGAGCTATATGCCTCTACTTATTGATGGGACTGATATGGGCACTTATTTACTCGCTAATAGAAATATTTTTCCCAGAAGCCTTTAATAATTTACAACATCAAACGCATTGGTATTTGCTGTTACCCGAATTTGTCTATTTTTCTTTTGTTACCTTAACTACATTGGGTTTTGGCGACATAACACCAGCGATACCTTTGTCCCGCTTTTTTGTTTACATGCAGGCCGTTGTCGGTCAGTTTTATATCGCAATACTTGTTGCGAGCCTTGTTGGCTCTCGTATGAATGCGAGACAACACCACTAA
- a CDS encoding AI-2E family transporter produces MNNTKQIIDTSVKVAALFLTLYVCYTVLKPFILPLVWAAILAIALFPAHKKLSRALGKREKTSATLIALIGIALLVVPSAIFATSTIESATYVMEESQAGTLEVPPPGESVKDWPLVGEKLYTLWSDANADIQDFFIKHIDQIKNALSGLFGAIAGIGATVLQMVLSLIIAAVFLVKAQACQQGCIMVFKTLMGEEHGNKALETSILTVRSVAVGILGVAAIQAFLSGIGLMFAGIPGAGVWVLLVLLFAIMQLPPIIVLGPIAAYYFSIADTTPAIIFLVYAIIVSGSDAFLKPMFLGRGMDTPMLVILLGALGGMMASGIIGLFAGAVVLALGYQLLIDWLETEYSAQQEES; encoded by the coding sequence ATGAATAATACAAAACAGATTATTGATACATCAGTCAAAGTCGCAGCACTTTTTTTGACTTTGTATGTTTGCTACACCGTTTTAAAACCCTTTATCTTGCCTCTTGTTTGGGCGGCTATTTTAGCCATTGCCTTATTTCCTGCTCACAAAAAACTCAGTAGAGCGTTAGGAAAACGAGAAAAGACAAGCGCTACATTAATAGCACTTATAGGTATTGCCCTGCTTGTTGTACCTTCAGCAATTTTTGCTACTTCAACCATCGAAAGTGCTACTTACGTCATGGAAGAATCGCAAGCAGGTACGTTAGAGGTTCCGCCGCCTGGCGAAAGTGTAAAAGACTGGCCATTAGTGGGTGAAAAACTGTATACCTTATGGAGCGACGCTAATGCCGACATTCAGGACTTTTTTATAAAGCACATTGACCAAATTAAAAATGCTTTATCGGGCCTTTTTGGTGCAATCGCAGGCATTGGCGCAACGGTATTACAGATGGTGTTGTCGCTGATAATTGCCGCCGTATTTTTAGTAAAAGCACAAGCCTGTCAGCAAGGCTGTATTATGGTGTTCAAAACGCTAATGGGTGAAGAGCACGGCAACAAAGCACTTGAAACCTCAATACTAACGGTACGCAGTGTCGCTGTAGGTATTTTGGGTGTCGCCGCTATTCAAGCCTTTTTATCGGGGATAGGCTTAATGTTTGCCGGTATTCCTGGTGCTGGTGTTTGGGTGTTACTCGTGTTGCTATTTGCCATAATGCAACTACCTCCGATTATCGTGCTTGGCCCTATCGCTGCATATTATTTTTCAATCGCAGACACCACACCGGCAATCATATTCCTCGTATATGCCATTATTGTTAGTGGTAGTGACGCATTTTTAAAACCTATGTTTTTGGGACGTGGCATGGATACACCTATGCTGGTTATTTTACTCGGCGCACTTGGCGGGATGATGGCATCAGGCATTATTGGTCTATTCGCTGGTGCAGTTGTGCTGGCATTAGGATATCAATTGTTAATTGATTGGCTCGAAACCGAATATAGTGCACAGCAAGAGGAAAGCTAA
- a CDS encoding HlyD family secretion protein has translation MSESNAAEQEVAENATQENKKDFTHKFTKMVLIIAGLYFVWYLVSDRITPITDNARVRAFVIPIVPEVSGTITKIHVGGDKVVNLGDPLFEIDNRDYVLAQQQARASLELAGQEVGANTASVAAAEASVAKAEADLSLKQANANRILPLEAQGVVSFSDADRARSQLAQAEQNVANAKAAYEQAKQTLGQTGQENAKVQSAMAQLRLAELNLERTKINAPGRGAISYAKVYEGYYAKAGSQVMTYISSDYVWIEASYRENNLANIDKGDSVDIVLDALPGKVISGTIQSVGYGVDFDKSKPGSLPVPEKSTSWMRDPQRFTVIIKFDDPRAIGQLREGGQADVITYTGNNFVFNALGKVYIRLISWFSYIY, from the coding sequence ATGTCAGAAAGCAACGCGGCTGAGCAAGAAGTGGCAGAGAACGCGACACAAGAAAATAAAAAGGACTTTACCCATAAGTTTACCAAGATGGTATTGATTATCGCAGGCCTATATTTTGTTTGGTATTTGGTCAGCGATCGCATCACGCCAATAACGGATAATGCGCGAGTACGCGCTTTTGTTATCCCAATAGTGCCTGAAGTATCCGGCACCATCACCAAGATTCATGTCGGTGGAGACAAAGTCGTTAATCTTGGTGACCCGCTGTTTGAAATTGATAACAGGGACTATGTACTTGCCCAGCAACAAGCACGTGCGTCACTTGAGTTAGCGGGTCAGGAAGTTGGTGCTAATACCGCCTCGGTAGCAGCAGCGGAGGCTAGCGTTGCTAAAGCAGAAGCTGACTTATCATTGAAGCAAGCCAATGCCAATCGTATTTTGCCGCTTGAAGCGCAAGGCGTTGTCAGCTTTTCTGATGCTGATAGAGCGAGAAGCCAACTCGCGCAAGCAGAGCAAAATGTAGCAAATGCAAAAGCCGCGTATGAACAAGCTAAACAAACCCTTGGTCAAACAGGTCAAGAAAACGCGAAAGTACAAAGTGCAATGGCGCAATTGCGATTAGCGGAATTAAACCTAGAACGCACCAAAATTAATGCACCAGGTCGCGGCGCAATTTCGTATGCCAAAGTATATGAAGGGTATTACGCTAAAGCAGGTAGTCAGGTGATGACTTATATTTCTAGTGACTATGTGTGGATCGAAGCATCATATCGTGAAAATAATTTAGCCAATATTGATAAAGGCGACAGCGTTGATATTGTGCTTGATGCTCTGCCAGGTAAAGTGATTTCCGGCACGATTCAAAGCGTAGGTTATGGTGTCGACTTTGATAAGAGCAAACCCGGTAGCTTACCAGTGCCTGAGAAATCTACTAGCTGGATGCGAGACCCTCAGCGCTTCACCGTGATCATCAAATTTGACGATCCAAGGGCAATCGGTCAGTTAAGAGAAGGTGGTCAGGCAGACGTTATCACCTACACCGGCAACAACTTTGTATTTAATGCGTTAGGCAAAGTCTATATTCGATTGATTAGCTGGTTTTCTTACATTTATTAA
- a CDS encoding DUF2955 domain-containing protein, translating into MILKLGSRSELTTREWQFLRFVFGVTLSIALAYAINWPLSFVAPVFTAKFLAPGTPRIPLKLLVSILMVIATAFILAILFTKVLVQYPIVFMMCCTLIVFWIAYWANSGGNEFVITMLLVGLTLVPLLSFMHPALVTQVTLGLLFSCLIALTIAMISNELFIKGTSPAAKKTAQAQLDKATKTKLAMLTTVLIIPMLAFFLFNNLTGGILVIVFIAIMALKPDIVAGVQGAKALLIGNALGGVAAIVVYNFLIIAPNYTFAILVYASAICLFTLKILKEDKLAPIYTMALTTMIIIVSGASLGDGGASSKFYTRLGQIALACTYIIFAMFVVDWLTTRRKNRQSTK; encoded by the coding sequence ATGATTTTAAAACTGGGTAGTCGAAGCGAACTGACAACGCGAGAATGGCAATTCTTGCGTTTTGTCTTTGGCGTCACACTATCAATTGCCCTCGCCTACGCCATTAACTGGCCGCTGTCTTTCGTTGCGCCAGTATTCACCGCTAAATTTTTGGCTCCTGGCACACCGCGTATACCGCTCAAGCTTTTAGTGTCAATATTAATGGTAATAGCGACAGCATTTATCCTGGCCATTTTATTTACAAAAGTTCTGGTGCAATACCCAATAGTTTTTATGATGTGCTGCACGCTTATTGTGTTTTGGATAGCTTACTGGGCTAATTCAGGCGGCAATGAGTTTGTCATCACTATGTTATTAGTAGGCCTAACCTTGGTGCCTTTACTGTCGTTTATGCACCCTGCTCTTGTAACACAGGTAACCTTGGGGCTTTTATTCTCCTGCTTAATCGCCTTAACCATTGCCATGATAAGTAATGAGCTTTTTATTAAAGGCACTAGCCCAGCAGCTAAAAAAACAGCGCAAGCACAACTCGATAAAGCGACAAAAACCAAATTAGCCATGCTTACCACAGTGCTGATTATCCCGATGCTTGCGTTCTTTTTATTCAACAACTTAACGGGTGGTATTCTCGTAATAGTGTTTATTGCGATTATGGCATTAAAGCCCGATATTGTTGCCGGTGTACAAGGCGCAAAAGCTTTACTGATAGGTAATGCATTAGGCGGTGTTGCCGCGATAGTTGTCTATAACTTTTTAATTATTGCGCCTAACTACACCTTTGCCATATTGGTCTACGCGAGCGCTATTTGCTTGTTCACATTAAAAATATTGAAAGAAGATAAGCTCGCACCGATATATACCATGGCATTAACTACTATGATTATTATTGTATCTGGCGCGAGTTTGGGTGACGGTGGCGCGAGTAGTAAGTTTTACACTAGGCTAGGTCAAATCGCCCTAGCCTGTACTTATATTATATTTGCAATGTTTGTTGTTGATTGGTTGACGACTCGACGGAAAAATCGACAAAGTACGAAGTAA
- a CDS encoding DUF2797 domain-containing protein: MKLLASGPIRKMKTALDNGQVQYSLPVGDSLVAMNELIGQTVNIHFLNEIRCQHCDRKTKKSYSQGYCFPCMQSLARCDMCIMKPETCHFEKGTCREPEWGQENCMIPHYVYLANTSGLKVGITRHSQIPTRWCDQGATQALPIFKVASRIQSGLVETALAEFIADKTNWRAMLKGNNEAIDLKAKASELIPLIAERLSQLKLTYGSDAIEQLDEDIIDLDFPVTEFPTKITSFNLDKAPIVSGVLQGIKGQYLLLDTGVINMRKFTSYFVDFSVESSTNQQQTLQI; this comes from the coding sequence ATGAAGCTATTAGCAAGTGGCCCAATTCGTAAAATGAAAACCGCGTTAGACAATGGGCAAGTCCAATATTCTCTTCCTGTAGGCGATTCCTTAGTTGCGATGAATGAATTGATCGGGCAAACGGTTAATATTCATTTTCTAAATGAAATTCGTTGTCAGCACTGTGATCGAAAAACCAAAAAAAGCTATTCCCAAGGTTACTGCTTCCCGTGTATGCAATCATTAGCCCGATGCGATATGTGTATCATGAAACCTGAAACTTGCCATTTTGAAAAAGGTACATGCAGGGAGCCTGAGTGGGGCCAAGAAAACTGCATGATTCCTCATTATGTTTATTTAGCCAATACATCAGGGTTAAAGGTGGGTATTACTCGCCATTCCCAAATACCCACAAGATGGTGCGACCAAGGTGCGACCCAAGCGTTACCGATATTTAAAGTGGCATCTCGCATTCAATCGGGACTAGTTGAAACTGCATTAGCCGAATTTATAGCTGACAAAACTAATTGGCGAGCCATGTTAAAAGGAAATAATGAAGCCATAGATTTAAAGGCCAAAGCGAGTGAGCTTATTCCCTTAATAGCTGAGCGTTTGTCGCAACTCAAACTCACTTATGGCAGTGACGCTATTGAACAGCTCGACGAAGATATTATTGATTTGGATTTTCCGGTAACTGAATTTCCGACAAAGATAACGTCATTTAATTTAGATAAAGCGCCTATTGTATCGGGCGTTTTGCAGGGGATTAAAGGTCAATACTTGTTGCTTGATACAGGTGTCATCAATATGCGTAAGTTTACTTCGTACTTTGTCGATTTTTCCGTCGAGTCGTCAACCAATCAACAACAAACATTGCAAATATAA
- a CDS encoding GIY-YIG nuclease family protein, translating into MSNWYVYMVRCADNSLYTGVTTNPTKRIDEHNSCNKKGAKYTRARRPVTLAYTEACSDKIAAYKREYQIKQLSKQKKELLVAEKQ; encoded by the coding sequence ATGTCCAATTGGTATGTTTACATGGTGCGCTGCGCCGACAATAGTCTTTACACAGGTGTCACCACTAATCCCACAAAACGAATAGATGAACATAACTCCTGCAATAAAAAAGGCGCTAAATATACAAGAGCAAGGCGACCAGTCACACTTGCTTATACAGAAGCGTGCAGCGACAAAATAGCGGCCTATAAACGAGAGTATCAAATCAAACAATTGTCCAAACAAAAGAAAGAGCTTTTGGTCGCCGAAAAACAGTAG
- a CDS encoding DUF3581 family protein translates to MFLEQFFEQNDEQIVFKRAHGCSFAKQVANDFNPLHDHDAKRFVVPGDLLFAIVLKRCGIHQNMRFTFSGMVSDDTPLNFPTQLESESFVTDVNDKEYVGINCSGNSIKDDALTHDLIQAYVAFSGQTFPGMLVELMEENNVMINPARPMVMYENMSLTLDTFDIKGLRLETASTNLSVDGKRGKAILAFNIVDDAGNIVGHGEKNMLLSGLKPYCSDAISDIIELYNDRKQTYA, encoded by the coding sequence ATGTTTTTAGAGCAATTTTTTGAGCAAAACGACGAACAAATTGTATTTAAAAGAGCGCATGGTTGCAGCTTTGCAAAACAAGTGGCAAACGATTTTAACCCGCTTCATGATCATGATGCGAAGCGTTTTGTTGTGCCTGGCGATCTGTTATTTGCTATCGTTTTAAAGCGTTGTGGCATCCATCAAAATATGCGTTTTACATTCTCCGGTATGGTGTCTGATGACACGCCGCTTAATTTCCCAACGCAGCTAGAGAGCGAAAGCTTTGTTACTGATGTTAACGACAAAGAATATGTCGGTATCAACTGCTCAGGTAATAGCATTAAAGACGACGCATTGACCCATGATTTGATTCAAGCCTATGTTGCCTTTTCAGGTCAAACATTCCCAGGCATGTTGGTAGAATTAATGGAAGAAAACAATGTCATGATAAACCCTGCGCGCCCAATGGTAATGTATGAAAACATGTCATTAACGTTAGATACTTTCGATATTAAAGGTCTACGATTAGAAACCGCATCAACAAACCTGTCTGTAGACGGGAAACGTGGTAAAGCTATCTTAGCGTTTAACATCGTTGATGATGCCGGCAATATTGTTGGCCATGGTGAAAAGAACATGTTGTTGAGCGGCTTAAAACCATATTGCTCTGATGCAATTTCAGACATTATCGAGCTATACAACGACCGCAAACAGACATACGCGTAA
- a CDS encoding alpha/beta hydrolase, translating into MNIATTIKRALCLLLVLLLSSCSGLLFYPDKTMYQTPEILDLKYEDVYLPLSRDIKLHGWWLPSVGPAKGTVYFLHGNAQNISTHMMNVAWMAEAGYQVFMIDYRGYGRSTGIPVIPDVFDDIRSGFLYLLTREEVKQKPIFVFAQSLGASMSGYVFATDPQLKQAVTAIMLDSAFTGYDEIGKDVASRTWLTWLFQYPVAWSMPSEYNLDNVIDEMSPTPLLILHSKEDQVIPFAHGQALYEKAQLPKAFFEYHGDHIAVFFNHNNRKTVLKYMQDQIDAQQNATTRNQ; encoded by the coding sequence TTGAATATCGCCACTACTATTAAACGCGCGTTATGTCTTTTGCTTGTGCTGCTGCTTTCAAGCTGCAGTGGTTTATTGTTTTATCCTGATAAAACTATGTATCAGACACCAGAGATACTCGACCTTAAATATGAAGATGTCTATTTACCTTTGTCTCGAGATATCAAACTTCATGGATGGTGGTTGCCTAGCGTTGGTCCGGCAAAAGGGACGGTCTATTTTTTACATGGTAATGCTCAAAACATCAGTACCCATATGATGAATGTGGCATGGATGGCTGAAGCAGGCTATCAAGTGTTTATGATTGACTACCGAGGCTATGGCAGGTCTACTGGTATTCCAGTCATTCCTGATGTTTTTGATGATATTCGTAGCGGATTTTTGTATTTGCTAACGCGCGAAGAAGTGAAACAAAAACCCATATTTGTGTTTGCGCAAAGTCTTGGTGCGTCGATGTCGGGTTATGTATTTGCAACAGACCCACAACTAAAACAAGCTGTGACCGCAATCATGCTAGATTCTGCGTTTACTGGATACGATGAAATTGGTAAAGATGTTGCCTCTCGCACATGGCTTACTTGGTTGTTTCAATATCCTGTAGCTTGGTCAATGCCGAGTGAATACAACTTAGATAATGTGATTGATGAAATGTCGCCAACACCGCTGCTTATATTGCATAGTAAAGAAGACCAAGTAATACCGTTTGCTCACGGGCAAGCGCTTTATGAAAAAGCGCAATTACCGAAAGCGTTTTTTGAATACCATGGCGATCATATTGCGGTCTTTTTCAATCACAATAATCGCAAAACCGTTCTAAAATATATGCAAGACCAAATCGACGCGCAGCAAAATGCCACAACGCGCAATCAATAG
- a CDS encoding Lnb N-terminal periplasmic domain-containing protein → MKYLIVALVTLTFSQAYGADVAPQKLEELAWSKAWLALLHYDGKTKQSGLESYVDDEKFFSSPNGHVDPVAELQATIDVLIAEPEAQCRYQARKRFILDQLPDLKTHIKDQHCDLYTRWREKLNTDSIVLVFASAMLNSPSSMYGHTFLRFDPKNVEKHSTYLSFALNFGANVTEDDGGALYAIKGLTGGYPGTFASNPYFEKIQEYSRLENRDMWEYRLNLTPDEVNRLLEHVWELKEIEFDYYFFDENCSFRLLELLEVARPTVNLLDDFPVAAIPIDTIRIAQQNDMIASAYYRPSVLTELKHQIDLLDEAGQQAVLLLAQDATYAQSSTFKQLPQQQQNLAIDTAYRYLRYQNTHAQRDPEISKRSFALLKLMRANKLGELPVIPRPTDPLDGHLTTMWGFGGGHDEKGAYGDITLRGSYHDLLDPAPGFFPGMSLNMLKFVARAYEDEVVVQQFELLDIMSLNGRNQYFSPLSWNANVGLEQAWSGGKFRYAFQGSGGAGWSYQPVDNAYLFALLTARLEFSQGFEHKVNLAGGLHLGYLQAWDNTSLLFDAQAYQFINDIYRIRVGFSQSVSFATNHSIRLGVNYHDVEDLDYVDVKLEYRHYY, encoded by the coding sequence ATGAAGTATCTAATTGTTGCACTAGTAACACTTACGTTTTCACAAGCTTATGGCGCAGATGTTGCCCCACAAAAATTAGAAGAATTGGCTTGGAGTAAAGCATGGTTGGCGCTTTTACACTATGATGGAAAAACCAAGCAAAGTGGGCTAGAAAGCTATGTAGACGACGAAAAATTCTTTAGTAGCCCCAATGGGCATGTTGATCCGGTCGCTGAATTACAGGCAACTATTGACGTTTTGATTGCTGAGCCTGAAGCGCAATGTCGTTACCAAGCAAGAAAGCGCTTTATTTTAGATCAACTGCCTGATCTCAAAACCCACATTAAAGACCAACATTGCGACTTGTATACCCGCTGGCGAGAAAAACTGAACACCGATTCTATCGTGTTGGTGTTTGCCTCCGCGATGCTTAATAGCCCCTCTTCAATGTATGGCCATACATTCCTTCGTTTCGATCCAAAAAATGTAGAAAAGCACTCTACCTATTTGTCTTTTGCGCTTAATTTTGGCGCGAATGTAACCGAAGATGATGGCGGCGCTTTATATGCGATAAAAGGTCTGACAGGCGGCTATCCTGGTACCTTTGCATCTAACCCTTATTTTGAAAAAATTCAAGAATACAGCCGCCTTGAAAATCGCGATATGTGGGAATATCGTCTCAACCTTACTCCTGATGAAGTCAATCGACTGCTAGAACATGTTTGGGAGCTTAAGGAGATAGAGTTTGATTATTATTTCTTTGATGAAAATTGCTCATTTAGGTTGCTAGAGCTGCTTGAAGTGGCAAGACCTACGGTTAACCTACTTGATGACTTTCCAGTGGCAGCGATTCCTATCGATACCATACGGATAGCGCAGCAAAATGACATGATAGCCTCGGCGTATTATAGACCGTCAGTATTAACTGAATTAAAACATCAAATCGATTTGCTCGATGAGGCAGGCCAACAAGCAGTTTTATTGCTTGCACAAGATGCAACTTATGCGCAGTCTTCAACATTTAAACAGCTGCCACAGCAACAGCAAAACTTAGCTATAGATACGGCTTATCGCTATTTACGATACCAAAACACCCATGCGCAAAGAGACCCTGAAATTAGTAAACGCAGTTTTGCTTTATTAAAACTGATGCGGGCGAATAAACTGGGCGAATTACCTGTAATACCTCGTCCCACAGATCCGCTTGATGGCCATTTAACGACCATGTGGGGATTTGGCGGTGGCCATGATGAAAAGGGCGCTTATGGCGACATTACTCTGCGAGGGAGTTATCACGATTTGCTGGACCCTGCCCCTGGTTTTTTTCCAGGGATGTCACTTAATATGCTCAAATTTGTGGCCAGAGCCTATGAGGATGAAGTGGTCGTACAGCAGTTTGAATTGCTTGATATCATGTCGTTAAATGGCCGAAATCAGTATTTTAGCCCTTTGTCTTGGAATGCCAATGTTGGGTTAGAACAAGCTTGGTCGGGCGGTAAATTTAGGTATGCGTTTCAAGGCAGTGGTGGCGCAGGTTGGAGCTATCAACCTGTTGATAATGCCTATTTATTTGCATTGTTGACCGCTCGGCTTGAATTTAGCCAAGGTTTTGAGCATAAAGTAAACCTTGCTGGCGGACTGCACCTCGGTTACTTGCAAGCTTGGGACAATACCTCATTGCTATTTGATGCGCAGGCCTATCAATTTATTAATGATATCTATCGTATAAGGGTAGGGTTTTCACAAAGCGTTTCTTTTGCAACAAATCATAGTATTCGTCTTGGCGTTAATTATCATGACGTTGAAGATCTAGACTACGTGGATGTTAAACTTGAATATCGCCACTACTATTAA
- a CDS encoding DUF3015 domain-containing protein — MKKVLLASALLVSASAMATAPGGSGCGWGSMLFAGKNGLPIHVLAATTNGITANNTFGMTSGTNGCSTDGSLTYGGKGLVNVGKIIDEFSEDVARGDGEAITAVAVSMGVTEADRSHFKQTLHTNFDSLFPSEDVTTEHVVSTMFAIMKEDQKLAKYVA; from the coding sequence ATGAAAAAAGTTCTTTTAGCTTCTGCGTTATTAGTTTCAGCGTCAGCAATGGCAACAGCTCCAGGCGGTAGTGGATGTGGTTGGGGTAGTATGTTATTTGCTGGTAAAAATGGATTACCTATTCACGTATTAGCAGCAACTACTAACGGTATTACTGCAAACAACACCTTTGGTATGACGTCAGGCACGAACGGCTGTTCTACAGACGGTTCATTAACGTATGGCGGTAAAGGTTTAGTTAATGTAGGTAAAATTATCGATGAGTTTTCTGAAGACGTAGCACGTGGTGATGGCGAAGCAATTACTGCTGTAGCTGTATCAATGGGCGTAACTGAAGCAGACCGTTCACACTTCAAACAAACATTACATACAAACTTCGATTCACTGTTCCCGTCTGAAGACGTTACAACAGAGCACGTAGTAAGTACTATGTTTGCGATCATGAAAGAAGATCAAAAATTAGCAAAATATGTTGCTTAA
- a CDS encoding class I SAM-dependent methyltransferase, whose product MHQYISAQDFSYCQRLFHGRGHAYEGLSHVNVDWYPPVVVIILYSEVEDTWLHHQANWLSKNITGCKSVLVQRRYLSMSPTEHILGEEVRATVVKEGSLKFNIDLSNAQNSGLFLDMANGRAWLNQHAEGKNVLNLFAYTCAFSVAAIAGGAKQVVNVDISKSSLAKGRENHRLNDHNLERVKFQGVDIFKSYSRLKKFGPYDILVCDPPSFQKGSVDIARDYKKIIKRIPALVKPGGQLLLCLNSPDLDEAFLLQEVARECADCQFIEKLDNPNVYKEAHQGKGLKVLLFHYSPKC is encoded by the coding sequence ATGCATCAATATATTTCTGCTCAAGATTTTTCCTACTGTCAGCGTTTATTCCATGGAAGAGGGCATGCCTATGAAGGTTTGTCACATGTAAACGTGGACTGGTATCCACCTGTTGTTGTCATTATTTTATACAGCGAAGTAGAAGATACTTGGCTGCATCATCAGGCGAATTGGCTGTCTAAAAACATTACCGGTTGCAAATCTGTGCTGGTGCAACGTCGTTATCTCTCTATGTCGCCAACCGAGCATATATTAGGTGAAGAGGTTAGAGCGACCGTTGTTAAAGAGGGTTCGCTAAAGTTTAATATTGATTTGAGTAACGCACAAAATTCGGGGCTGTTTCTTGATATGGCTAACGGTAGGGCATGGCTCAATCAGCATGCTGAAGGTAAGAACGTACTCAATTTGTTTGCATATACGTGTGCTTTTTCAGTTGCCGCCATTGCCGGTGGTGCCAAGCAAGTGGTTAATGTCGATATCAGTAAATCATCGTTAGCTAAGGGCAGAGAAAATCATCGCCTCAACGACCACAACCTTGAACGGGTGAAGTTTCAAGGTGTCGATATATTCAAATCCTATAGTCGTCTTAAAAAGTTCGGCCCCTATGATATTTTGGTCTGTGATCCGCCTTCTTTTCAAAAAGGGAGTGTAGATATTGCTCGCGACTACAAAAAAATCATTAAACGCATACCAGCCCTAGTAAAGCCCGGTGGGCAGCTATTGTTATGTTTGAATTCGCCTGATTTAGACGAAGCTTTTTTGCTGCAAGAAGTCGCGCGTGAATGTGCAGATTGCCAGTTCATCGAAAAGTTAGATAACCCCAACGTATACAAGGAAGCACACCAAGGAAAAGGACTAAAAGTGCTGTTATTTCATTACTCACCTAAATGTTAA